GCCGGCGTATCGCCCGCGCAAAACGCGTCGCAAGGACGCGTGAAGGAGACGCGCTGTCAGGGCGCGAACATTTCCTGAAGCACGCTCAAGATCTTGGCCTGTGTCGCGCCCGTCAGTACCCCGAGGCGCTTCTCGAGACGCTCGTGGTCCACGGTCCGCAGTTGGTCCAGCACTACATGGCCGTCCTTTCCGGAAAAGCGGCAGGCCACGCGGAACGGATATGCGTGAGCGCCGGTTGTCAGCGGGGCCACGATATACGTCCCCATGCGCGTGTTGAGCTCGTCGGGTGATACCACGACACACGGCCGTGTCTTGCGAATCTCGCGACCACGCGTCGGATTCAGCGCCACCAGATAGACCTCCCCTCGGCGCACCATCCCTGCGGCTACCACGTCCACTCCGTGTCATCGAACTGCGTGTTCGATGGCGGATCAATCAACCCGGATGGTGGATTGGCGGACACTGCCTCCGCCCACCCGGCTCTTGGTGTTGCTGAGGAGGTGATGATCACCGCCCCCCCCTCCACGCGGACCTCCACCTCTTCGGTGAGTCCGGCCTGTTCGATGATCGGCTTGGCCAACCTGACGCCACGTGAGTTTCCGATCTGTACCAGTCGAGTCTTCATGTTTCC
The Gemmatimonas sp. UBA7669 genome window above contains:
- a CDS encoding type II toxin-antitoxin system PemK/MazF family toxin, giving the protein MVRRGEVYLVALNPTRGREIRKTRPCVVVSPDELNTRMGTYIVAPLTTGAHAYPFRVACRFSGKDGHVVLDQLRTVDHERLEKRLGVLTGATQAKILSVLQEMFAP